In one Lysobacter alkalisoli genomic region, the following are encoded:
- the trxA gene encoding thioredoxin TrxA — protein sequence MSEKIMHVGDADFDNAVLQSSEPVLVDFWAEWCGPCKMIAPALDELAETYDGKVKIAKVNVDHNRATAMKYHVRSIPMLLLFKDGQVHDTQIGAVGKAQLAQMIDKAL from the coding sequence GTGAGCGAGAAAATCATGCATGTCGGCGATGCCGATTTCGACAACGCCGTGCTGCAATCGTCCGAACCCGTGCTGGTCGACTTCTGGGCCGAATGGTGCGGCCCATGCAAGATGATCGCCCCGGCCTTGGACGAACTGGCCGAGACCTACGATGGCAAGGTCAAGATCGCCAAGGTCAACGTCGACCACAACCGCGCCACCGCGATGAAGTACCACGTCCGCTCGATCCCGATGTTGCTGCTGTTCAAGGACGGCCAGGTCCACGACACCCAGATCGGCGCCGTTGGCAAGGCCCAACTGGCGCAGATGATCGACAAGGCGCTCTGA
- the ftsX gene encoding permease-like cell division protein FtsX, protein MNANRERVGERGATHRERARVSRVGAWFDHHVFSLVASFGRLLARPWAALLTIGVMAVALALPLGLWAALGNIERFTGNVQEAREISVFLKPEVTVARARELADELAGRGDVADVELRTPEQGLEALRVASGLDEAIAAVGDNPLPSVLVVGPRGDELLLAGSLRTLPEADIVQHDAVWRQRLDGWLRFGSRLAMVLAALLGIGALLVVGNTVRLDIQQRREEISVLQQLGATDGFIRRPFLYLGACYGVLAGTLALVVLTAAEWALRPALGELARSYGSDFMLQGFSLTQAAVIVVGAGVLGWLGAGLVAGHTLHQTRPTET, encoded by the coding sequence ATGAACGCGAACCGGGAGCGGGTAGGGGAACGGGGTGCCACGCATCGGGAAAGGGCACGCGTATCCCGTGTCGGTGCCTGGTTCGACCATCATGTCTTCAGCCTGGTCGCGAGCTTCGGCCGGTTGCTGGCACGGCCGTGGGCGGCGTTGCTGACCATCGGCGTGATGGCGGTCGCGCTGGCCCTGCCGCTGGGTTTGTGGGCGGCGCTGGGCAATATCGAACGCTTCACCGGCAACGTGCAGGAAGCGCGCGAGATCAGCGTGTTCCTGAAGCCGGAGGTGACGGTGGCGCGCGCGCGTGAACTGGCCGATGAACTCGCTGGGCGCGGCGATGTTGCCGATGTCGAGTTGCGTACGCCGGAGCAGGGGTTGGAAGCTCTGCGTGTTGCCAGTGGCCTCGATGAGGCCATCGCCGCAGTCGGCGACAACCCGCTGCCGAGCGTGCTGGTTGTCGGTCCGAGAGGCGACGAGCTGCTGTTGGCCGGTTCGCTCAGGACCCTGCCCGAAGCGGACATCGTCCAGCACGACGCGGTCTGGCGACAGCGCCTGGACGGCTGGTTGCGCTTCGGCAGCCGCCTGGCCATGGTGCTGGCGGCCCTGCTCGGCATCGGCGCGCTGCTGGTGGTCGGCAACACCGTGCGCCTGGACATCCAGCAGCGGCGCGAGGAAATCAGCGTGCTGCAGCAGCTCGGTGCGACCGATGGCTTCATCCGCCGTCCGTTCCTCTACCTCGGGGCCTGTTACGGTGTGCTGGCCGGCACATTGGCGCTGGTGGTGCTGACCGCTGCCGAATGGGCGCTGCGACCGGCGCTGGGGGAACTGGCGCGCAGCTACGGCAGCGACTTCATGCTGCAAGGGTTCTCGCTGACGCAAGCGGCGGTGATCGTGGTTGGCGCCGGCGTGCTCGGCTGGCTTGGTGCCGGCCTGGTAGCCGGTCACACCCTGCACCAGACCCGACCGACCGAGACATAA
- the rhlB gene encoding ATP-dependent RNA helicase RhlB: MSDKPLTDVTFESFGLHPSLLAGLEGAGFTRCTPIQAMTLPIALAGRDVAGQAQTGTGKTLAFLVAVMNRLLTRPALAERKPEDPRALILAPTRELAIQIHKDAVKFGSDLGLKFALVYGGVDYDKQRSILQEGADIIIATPGRLIDYVKQHKVVSLHACETCVLDEADRMFDLGFIKDIRFLLRRMPIRTERQTLLFSATLSHRVLELAYEHMNEPEKLVVETETITAARVRQRMYFPADEEKIPLLLGLLSRSETARTMVFVNTKVFVERVARALEKAGHRVGVLSGDVPQKKRESLLGRFQKGQLDILVATDVAARGLHIDGISHVYNYDLPFDAEDYVHRIGRTARLGAEGDAVSFACERYAMSLPDIEAYIEQKIPVEPVTPDLLIAVPRAPRETPAGEESESVSAIFREAREQRAADEERRGGGKGRGRGERGGRSHSGERGPRRGSGEGRRADGEQVAGARAAGEQAAGGQAARPPRGPKPAAGDVAPANAAAEGEAHKPRKRRRRRGGRRVEGADAAAAVPASAERNSNGPTQVPANKVRPAKLSTKTADGDKPGLFARIGRGLKSLVTRAPRSQH; the protein is encoded by the coding sequence ATGAGCGACAAACCCCTGACCGATGTCACCTTCGAGTCCTTCGGCCTGCACCCGAGCCTGCTGGCCGGGCTGGAAGGCGCCGGATTCACCCGCTGTACCCCGATCCAGGCCATGACCCTGCCGATCGCCCTGGCCGGCCGCGACGTCGCCGGCCAGGCCCAGACCGGCACCGGCAAGACCCTGGCCTTCCTGGTCGCGGTGATGAACCGCCTGCTGACCCGCCCGGCCCTGGCCGAGCGCAAGCCCGAGGATCCGCGCGCGCTGATCCTGGCGCCGACCCGCGAGCTGGCGATCCAGATCCACAAGGACGCGGTCAAGTTCGGCAGCGACCTGGGGCTCAAGTTCGCCCTGGTCTACGGCGGTGTCGACTACGACAAGCAGCGTTCGATCCTGCAGGAAGGCGCCGACATCATCATCGCCACCCCGGGCCGCCTGATCGACTACGTCAAGCAGCACAAGGTGGTCAGCCTGCACGCCTGCGAGACCTGTGTGCTGGACGAGGCCGACCGCATGTTCGACCTCGGCTTCATCAAGGACATCCGCTTCCTGCTGCGGCGCATGCCGATCCGCACCGAGCGCCAGACCCTGCTGTTCTCGGCCACCCTCAGCCACCGCGTGCTGGAGCTGGCCTACGAGCACATGAACGAGCCGGAAAAGCTGGTGGTCGAGACCGAGACCATCACCGCCGCGCGGGTCCGGCAGCGCATGTACTTCCCGGCCGACGAGGAGAAGATCCCGCTGCTGCTGGGCCTGCTGTCGCGCAGCGAGACGGCGCGCACGATGGTGTTCGTCAACACCAAGGTGTTCGTCGAGCGCGTCGCCCGCGCACTGGAAAAGGCCGGCCACCGCGTCGGCGTGCTGTCCGGCGACGTGCCGCAGAAGAAACGCGAGTCCCTGCTGGGGCGGTTCCAGAAAGGCCAGCTGGATATCCTGGTGGCTACCGACGTCGCCGCCCGTGGCCTGCACATCGACGGCATCAGCCACGTCTACAACTACGACCTGCCGTTCGATGCCGAGGATTACGTGCACCGCATCGGCCGCACCGCGCGCCTGGGCGCCGAGGGCGACGCCGTCAGCTTCGCCTGCGAGCGCTATGCGATGAGCCTGCCGGATATCGAGGCGTACATCGAGCAGAAGATCCCGGTCGAACCGGTGACCCCCGACCTGCTGATCGCGGTGCCGCGTGCGCCGCGCGAGACCCCGGCCGGTGAGGAAAGCGAGAGCGTCAGCGCGATCTTCCGCGAGGCGCGCGAGCAGCGCGCTGCCGACGAGGAGCGCCGTGGCGGTGGCAAGGGCCGCGGACGTGGCGAGCGCGGTGGACGTTCGCACAGCGGCGAGCGCGGTCCACGCCGCGGGAGCGGTGAAGGCCGGCGTGCCGATGGAGAACAGGTCGCTGGAGCGCGCGCCGCTGGAGAGCAGGCTGCTGGAGGGCAGGCCGCACGTCCGCCACGCGGGCCGAAGCCGGCGGCGGGCGACGTGGCGCCGGCGAATGCCGCTGCCGAAGGCGAGGCCCACAAGCCGCGCAAGCGCCGCCGCCGTCGCGGTGGTCGCCGGGTCGAGGGCGCGGATGCCGCTGCCGCCGTGCCGGCCAGCGCGGAGCGCAACAGCAACGGTCCGACCCAGGTGCCGGCCAACAAGGTGCGCCCGGCCAAGCTGTCGACGAAGACCGCCGATGGGGACAAGCCCGGCCTGTTCGCGCGCATCGGCCGTGGCCTGAAGTCGCTGGTCACCCGCGCACCGCGTTCGCAGCATTGA
- a CDS encoding response regulator, which yields MSTHAVTQDSHSLRHLAADAPRVMVVDGSKLVRKLISDTLRRALEQVEVVACGSIEEAREALAAAPVNLVTTSLVLPDGDGVALAHSVREAAGQAYVPVIVVSGDAQSHLESRQFTEDVTDYFDKSLGHEALATFIRGYVQPEPIPDARVLYVEDSKVVALATKRMLERHGLRVMHFIGVEEALEYLETHRGNDDPGADLVLTDVYLKGELSGMDLLQRLRGDFGYGKRRLPVLVMTGDDNKDNQSKLLRQGANDLVLKPIEERLLVTKTLFQLRVARL from the coding sequence ATGAGCACGCATGCAGTGACCCAGGACAGCCATTCTCTCAGGCACCTTGCCGCCGACGCCCCGCGAGTAATGGTGGTCGATGGCTCCAAGCTGGTCCGCAAGCTGATCAGCGACACCCTGCGCCGTGCGCTGGAGCAGGTCGAGGTGGTCGCCTGCGGCAGCATCGAGGAGGCGCGCGAGGCACTGGCCGCGGCGCCAGTCAATCTGGTCACGACATCGCTGGTGTTGCCCGACGGCGACGGCGTCGCGCTTGCCCACAGCGTGCGCGAAGCTGCGGGGCAGGCCTATGTGCCGGTGATCGTCGTTTCGGGCGATGCCCAGTCGCACCTGGAGTCGCGCCAGTTCACCGAGGACGTGACCGACTACTTCGACAAGTCGCTTGGCCATGAGGCGCTGGCTACGTTCATCCGCGGCTACGTGCAGCCCGAGCCGATCCCGGACGCGCGCGTGCTCTACGTCGAGGACAGCAAGGTCGTCGCGCTGGCGACCAAGCGCATGCTCGAACGCCACGGCCTGCGTGTGATGCACTTCATTGGTGTCGAGGAAGCGCTCGAGTACCTCGAAACCCACCGCGGCAACGACGACCCCGGCGCCGACCTGGTGCTGACCGACGTCTACCTCAAGGGCGAACTCAGCGGCATGGACCTGCTGCAGCGCCTGCGCGGCGACTTCGGCTACGGCAAACGCCGTCTGCCGGTGCTGGTGATGACCGGCGACGACAACAAGGACAACCAGAGCAAGCTGCTCAGACAGGGCGCCAACGACCTCGTGCTCAAGCCGATCGAGGAGCGCCTGCTGGTGACCAAGACCCTGTTCCAGCTGCGGGTGGCGCGGCTTTGA
- the ftsE gene encoding cell division ATP-binding protein FtsE yields the protein MSVLRFDNVSKRYSGGKDALSEVSFEVGAGEMLFITGHSGAGKSTLLRLIHLSERPSRGTVLFGNQNLMKVRGRRVALHRREVGVVFQDHRLLADRSVADNVGLPLVLRGERRDGIGKRVRSLLERVGLGDRANALPAQLSAGEQQRVGIARAIIAEPRLLVADEPTGNLDPTLSAEIMTLFESLPEHGTSVMIASHDLALVKRMKKRVLVLDHGRLLDDISPEDLAE from the coding sequence ATGTCCGTCCTGCGCTTCGACAACGTCAGCAAACGCTACAGCGGCGGCAAGGACGCGCTCAGCGAAGTCAGTTTCGAGGTGGGCGCCGGCGAGATGTTGTTCATCACCGGTCATTCCGGCGCCGGCAAGAGCACCCTGCTCAGGCTGATCCACCTGTCCGAGCGGCCCAGTCGCGGCACCGTGTTGTTCGGCAACCAGAATCTGATGAAGGTGCGCGGCCGCCGCGTCGCCCTGCACCGGCGCGAGGTCGGCGTGGTGTTCCAGGATCATCGTCTGCTGGCCGATCGCAGCGTTGCCGACAACGTCGGCCTGCCGCTGGTGCTGCGCGGCGAACGCCGTGACGGTATCGGCAAGCGGGTGCGCAGTCTGCTCGAGCGGGTGGGGCTTGGTGACCGTGCCAACGCGCTGCCGGCGCAACTGTCGGCAGGTGAGCAGCAGCGCGTTGGCATCGCCCGCGCGATCATCGCCGAACCGCGGCTGCTGGTCGCCGACGAGCCGACCGGCAATCTCGATCCGACCCTGTCGGCCGAGATCATGACCCTGTTCGAGTCGCTGCCCGAACACGGCACCAGCGTGATGATTGCCAGCCATGACCTGGCCCTGGTCAAGCGGATGAAGAAACGCGTGCTGGTGCTCGACCATGGCCGCCTCCTCGATGACATCTCGCCGGAGGATCTGGCCGAATGA